A window from Streptomyces sp. NBC_00271 encodes these proteins:
- a CDS encoding IS6 family transposase, translating to MESASPSYRGHRYPVEVISHCVWLYHRFPLSFREVEELLLQRGVIVSYETIRRWCAKFGQAYANGLRRRRPRPGDKWHLDEVFIKINGEHKYLWRAVDQDGNVLDILVQNRRDKAAARRFFRRLMKKTGTVPRVVVTDKLRSYGAAHREVMPSVEHRSHKGLNNRAENSHQPTRQRERAMKGFRSIGGAQRFLSAFSGISPHFRPHRHLMTAPDHRAEMTIRFAIWDQITDAVGRPTTV from the coding sequence GTGGAGAGCGCGTCGCCGTCGTATAGGGGGCACCGTTACCCGGTCGAGGTCATATCCCACTGCGTGTGGCTGTACCACCGATTCCCGCTCAGCTTCCGCGAGGTCGAGGAGCTGCTGCTCCAGCGCGGCGTGATCGTCTCCTACGAGACCATCCGCCGCTGGTGCGCCAAGTTCGGCCAGGCCTACGCGAACGGACTGCGCCGCCGTCGGCCACGGCCCGGCGACAAGTGGCACCTGGACGAGGTCTTCATCAAGATCAACGGGGAGCACAAGTACCTGTGGCGGGCCGTCGACCAGGACGGCAACGTGCTCGACATCCTCGTGCAGAACCGGCGGGACAAGGCCGCCGCCAGGCGCTTCTTCCGCCGCCTGATGAAGAAGACCGGCACGGTGCCGCGGGTGGTCGTCACCGACAAGCTCCGCTCCTACGGCGCCGCCCACCGCGAGGTCATGCCCTCCGTCGAGCACCGCTCACACAAGGGACTGAACAACCGGGCCGAGAACTCCCACCAGCCCACCCGGCAGCGCGAACGCGCGATGAAGGGCTTCCGCAGCATCGGTGGAGCACAGCGGTTCCTGTCCGCGTTCAGCGGCATCTCACCCCACTTCCGACCTCACCGCCACCTGATGACCGCCCCCGACCACCGAGCCGAGATGACCATCCGCTTCGCCATCTGGGACCAGATCACCGACGCTGTCGGCCGACCCACCACGGTCTGA
- a CDS encoding transposase: MVDHGGVIRRHELSDAEWEFVRPLLPEPLRGRKRLDDRTVLNGIVWKFRTGTAWRDVPERYGPWATLHCGCRLIIRPGQATCRYS; the protein is encoded by the coding sequence GTGGTGGATCATGGTGGGGTGATACGTCGCCATGAACTGTCGGACGCCGAGTGGGAGTTCGTCCGGCCGCTGCTGCCCGAGCCCTTGCGGGGGCGGAAGCGGTTGGACGACCGCACCGTGCTCAACGGGATCGTGTGGAAGTTCCGGACCGGCACCGCCTGGAGGGATGTGCCCGAGCGGTACGGTCCGTGGGCCACGCTGCACTGCGGGTGCCGATTAATTATCCGGCCTGGTCAAGCAACATGTCGGTACTCGTGA
- a CDS encoding pentapeptide repeat-containing protein — MVTDAQRAEHAARLRGLLYLACPDAPATAITATAEAIAENAEETPFLQAFQLSRTKPPLDELNLRGADLRGAGLANADLNGADLRGTDLANADLRGADLNGAHLNGADLRGTDLNGARLTTAHLNGAHLTDAQLNRAILYRAILNGADLNGADLNGADLTDADLKGARLTGVVNMHLPVGATWDSRTRWPADLVSVVIERSDEVSPGVYRVRGGQSPDRSTVRV; from the coding sequence GTGGTGACGGACGCTCAACGCGCCGAGCACGCAGCCCGCCTACGCGGACTGCTCTACCTCGCCTGCCCCGACGCCCCCGCCACCGCCATCACGGCAACCGCGGAGGCCATCGCTGAGAACGCAGAGGAAACGCCCTTCCTGCAAGCCTTTCAGCTCAGTCGCACCAAGCCGCCGCTGGACGAGCTGAACCTGCGCGGCGCGGACCTGCGCGGCGCGGGCCTGGCCAACGCGGACCTGAACGGCGCGGACCTGCGCGGCACGGACCTGGCCAACGCGGACCTGCGCGGCGCGGACCTGAACGGCGCGCACCTGAACGGCGCGGACCTGCGCGGCACGGACCTGAACGGCGCGAGGCTGACCACCGCGCACCTGAACGGCGCGCACCTGACCGACGCGCAGCTGAACCGCGCGATCCTGTACCGCGCGATCCTGAACGGCGCGGACCTGAACGGCGCGGACCTGAACGGCGCGGACCTGACCGACGCGGACCTGAAGGGTGCGCGGCTCACAGGTGTTGTGAACATGCACCTGCCGGTAGGAGCAACTTGGGATTCGCGCACAAGGTGGCCTGCCGACTTGGTATCGGTTGTTATCGAGCGGTCCGACGAGGTGAGTCCAGGCGTCTACAGGGTGCGCGGCGGGCAGAGCCCAGACAGGAGCACCGTCCGGGTCTGA
- a CDS encoding DUF6313 family protein, with translation MSSAPAPPPGGPPPPGRRQRLRARWADRHALPRFGYWLLSRGAVVLTMCGALYVLNGFLIGWANAYDVLTGITSPATVRPQWCAWPLSLIGWAAIPAIIGAAAGYVITEQIQAHHARELSDVLDELRRLADPPGPPPPSGSGS, from the coding sequence GTGTCCTCCGCACCTGCGCCCCCGCCCGGCGGGCCCCCGCCACCGGGCCGACGGCAGCGGCTGCGAGCACGCTGGGCCGACCGGCATGCCCTGCCCCGGTTCGGCTACTGGCTGCTCAGCCGGGGCGCCGTCGTGCTGACGATGTGCGGTGCCCTGTACGTGCTCAACGGGTTCCTGATCGGCTGGGCAAACGCCTACGACGTGCTGACCGGCATCACCTCGCCCGCGACCGTCCGCCCCCAGTGGTGCGCGTGGCCGCTGTCCCTGATCGGCTGGGCCGCAATCCCTGCCATCATCGGAGCTGCCGCCGGCTACGTCATCACCGAGCAGATCCAGGCCCACCACGCGCGCGAGCTGAGTGACGTCCTCGACGAACTGCGCCGCCTGGCCGACCCCCCCGGCCCGCCCCCGCCATCCGGGAGCGGCTCGTGA
- a CDS encoding ArsR/SmtB family transcription factor, translated as MQVPLYEAKAEFFRMLGHPVRIRVLELLQDGAKPVRDLLTAIEVEPSNLSQQLAVLRRSGIVTATRTGSTVMYELAGGDVAELLAAARRILSVLAASRRELLDELRVTESAQ; from the coding sequence ATGCAGGTGCCGCTGTACGAGGCGAAGGCGGAGTTCTTCCGGATGCTCGGGCATCCGGTACGGATCAGGGTGCTGGAGCTGCTGCAGGACGGGGCGAAGCCGGTGCGTGACCTGCTGACGGCGATCGAGGTCGAGCCGTCGAACCTCTCGCAGCAGCTGGCGGTGCTGCGCCGCTCCGGGATCGTCACCGCCACCCGTACCGGCTCCACCGTGATGTACGAGCTGGCGGGCGGGGACGTGGCCGAGCTGCTGGCCGCGGCGCGCCGGATCCTGTCCGTACTGGCGGCGAGCCGGCGGGAGCTGCTGGACGAGCTGCGTGTCACGGAGTCGGCGCAGTGA
- a CDS encoding ATP-binding protein yields the protein MRRHFVSVPVGPDAVRQAREAVTGRFGGVGVAPGSAFADAVVLVVSELIVNVLRHAPRSPVADVGMTVGAGRLVVSVADAEPHLPELEPGATGAGLQLVAELAAEYDGDVSAEPAADHDGKVVLVRFRMPS from the coding sequence ATGCGACGCCACTTCGTCTCCGTACCGGTAGGACCGGACGCGGTGCGGCAGGCCCGTGAGGCGGTGACCGGGCGCTTCGGCGGGGTCGGCGTCGCACCGGGCTCCGCGTTCGCCGACGCGGTGGTGCTGGTGGTCAGTGAGCTGATCGTGAACGTGCTGCGCCATGCACCACGGTCCCCGGTCGCGGACGTGGGCATGACGGTCGGGGCGGGGCGGCTGGTCGTCAGTGTCGCCGACGCCGAGCCGCATCTGCCCGAGCTTGAACCGGGCGCGACGGGCGCAGGGCTGCAGCTGGTGGCCGAGCTGGCCGCCGAGTACGACGGCGACGTCAGCGCGGAACCGGCCGCCGACCATGACGGCAAGGTGGTCCTCGTCCGGTTCCGCATGCCGTCGTAG
- a CDS encoding DUF6126 family protein, whose protein sequence is MSDDAEATERPESKRRERKAKNREWQIERGVAIRAGFYIFGTHLFAGFVWLLFYLGEHAHK, encoded by the coding sequence GTGAGTGATGATGCTGAGGCGACCGAGCGGCCGGAGAGCAAGCGGCGCGAGCGGAAGGCCAAGAACAGGGAGTGGCAGATCGAGCGCGGTGTCGCGATCCGGGCGGGCTTCTACATCTTCGGCACCCATCTGTTCGCCGGGTTCGTGTGGCTGCTCTTCTACCTGGGCGAGCACGCGCACAAGTAA
- a CDS encoding DUF834 domain-containing protein — MIAVVGHADLAPWTLALLEEELRVRLAQCAEAGRTGLVRVGQGLPVAFGRAAKKAGLALVAVVPTLNRVPALLRERDWLAAGELLLLSQQVRLLEYDPADRDACVRADERLLRSCARMVAIWDGTASNGHDATAHLVAYARSHGIGVEVLWPDGAERVPGLREKSS, encoded by the coding sequence TTGATCGCTGTAGTGGGGCACGCGGATCTCGCGCCCTGGACCCTGGCGCTGCTGGAGGAGGAGCTTCGCGTGCGGCTGGCCCAGTGTGCCGAGGCCGGCCGAACGGGCCTGGTCCGGGTCGGGCAGGGGCTGCCGGTGGCGTTCGGGCGGGCCGCGAAGAAGGCTGGGCTGGCGCTGGTGGCCGTGGTGCCCACGCTGAACCGGGTTCCCGCGCTGCTGCGGGAGCGGGATTGGCTGGCGGCCGGGGAGTTGCTGCTGCTGTCGCAGCAGGTGCGGCTGCTGGAGTACGACCCGGCGGACCGGGATGCCTGCGTCCGCGCGGACGAGCGGCTGTTGCGTTCCTGTGCCCGGATGGTGGCGATCTGGGACGGCACCGCGTCCAATGGCCATGACGCCACCGCTCACTTGGTGGCTTATGCGCGCAGCCACGGAATCGGCGTCGAGGTGTTGTGGCCGGACGGTGCCGAGCGTGTGCCGGGGCTCAGGGAGAAGTCGTCATGA
- a CDS encoding NADH-quinone oxidoreductase subunit B family protein: MGLLRKIRDTGRVAEPAPPRPEGVLPQAREFGGSVQVRCVAAGSCNGCEIEIAAAFNPVYDAERYGARLVASPRHADVALVTGPVTRNMAEPLRRTVAAMPEPRLVVAVGDCAINCGEFAGGYGVEGAVSDVVPVDLQVPGCPPEPGEIVAALRRVTGR, from the coding sequence ATGGGCCTGCTGCGCAAGATCCGGGACACCGGGCGGGTGGCCGAGCCGGCTCCGCCGCGCCCGGAGGGCGTCCTGCCGCAGGCGCGGGAGTTCGGCGGCTCGGTGCAGGTGAGGTGCGTCGCCGCCGGTTCCTGCAACGGGTGCGAGATCGAGATCGCGGCGGCCTTCAACCCGGTGTACGACGCGGAGCGGTATGGCGCCCGGCTGGTGGCCTCGCCCCGGCACGCGGACGTGGCGCTGGTGACCGGGCCGGTGACGCGGAACATGGCCGAGCCGCTGCGCCGCACAGTCGCTGCGATGCCCGAGCCGCGGCTGGTGGTGGCGGTCGGTGACTGTGCGATCAACTGCGGGGAGTTCGCGGGCGGGTACGGCGTCGAGGGCGCCGTCTCCGACGTCGTTCCGGTGGATCTTCAAGTGCCCGGGTGCCCGCCGGAGCCAGGTGAGATTGTGGCGGCGCTGAGGAGAGTCACCGGACGGTGA
- a CDS encoding ArsR/SmtB family transcription factor: protein MSTPLYQLKAEFFKTLGHPARIRVLELLSEREHAVAEMLPEVGIEAAHLSQQLAVLRRANLVVTRREGSTVYYSLTSPHIAELLRVARTILSGVLTGQAELLADLQAARPQAKPPS from the coding sequence ATGAGTACGCCGCTGTACCAACTGAAGGCCGAGTTCTTCAAGACGCTCGGCCACCCGGCGCGCATCCGGGTCCTGGAGCTGCTGAGCGAGCGCGAGCACGCGGTCGCGGAGATGCTCCCGGAGGTAGGGATCGAAGCAGCGCATCTGTCGCAGCAGCTCGCGGTGCTGCGCCGGGCGAACCTGGTGGTGACCCGCAGGGAGGGGTCGACCGTGTACTACTCGCTGACGAGCCCGCACATCGCCGAGCTGCTCAGGGTCGCCCGCACGATCCTGTCCGGCGTGCTCACCGGACAGGCCGAACTCCTCGCCGATCTGCAGGCCGCCCGGCCCCAGGCGAAACCGCCTTCGTAA
- a CDS encoding 2-phosphosulfolactate phosphatase: MGDWTVQSGTGIRFEWGPAGAGRLAGKAACLIAVDVLSFTTAVSVAAEKGIRVLPFWLPDGPATTVERAASEKAAAVYAQQSGARLAVARHAVTPDSPWSLSPAHMRRAPFVARLVLPSPNGAAIAAAAPPHVRVVAACLRNITAVGSWLTTRGYGTPAHPVAVIAAGERWPDGSLRPALEDLLGAGGLISDLHAQGAGPLSAEAAAARAAYEGTADLTRAVAAGVSGRELAARGFVQDVAIATEGDICAAVPVRDGDGAFSPG, translated from the coding sequence ATGGGTGACTGGACGGTTCAGTCCGGCACCGGGATCCGCTTCGAGTGGGGACCCGCCGGCGCGGGGCGCCTCGCCGGAAAGGCTGCCTGTCTGATCGCCGTTGACGTGCTGTCCTTCACCACGGCGGTGAGCGTCGCCGCCGAGAAGGGCATCCGGGTTCTCCCGTTCTGGCTGCCGGACGGCCCCGCCACCACGGTCGAGCGGGCCGCATCAGAGAAGGCCGCCGCCGTCTACGCGCAGCAATCCGGAGCACGGCTGGCCGTCGCCCGCCACGCCGTCACGCCCGACAGTCCCTGGTCCCTCTCACCGGCCCACATGCGCCGCGCCCCGTTCGTCGCGCGCCTGGTGCTGCCGTCCCCGAACGGCGCGGCCATCGCCGCGGCCGCACCACCCCACGTGCGGGTGGTCGCCGCCTGTCTGCGCAACATCACCGCGGTCGGCAGCTGGCTCACCACCCGCGGCTACGGCACGCCCGCGCATCCGGTCGCCGTGATCGCAGCGGGCGAGCGATGGCCGGACGGCAGCCTGCGCCCCGCGCTGGAGGACCTGCTGGGCGCCGGCGGCCTCATCTCCGACCTGCACGCCCAGGGCGCGGGACCGCTGTCCGCCGAGGCAGCCGCCGCGAGAGCGGCCTACGAGGGCACTGCCGACCTCACCCGCGCGGTCGCCGCCGGTGTCTCCGGGCGGGAGCTGGCAGCCAGGGGCTTCGTCCAGGACGTGGCCATCGCCACAGAAGGAGACATCTGCGCTGCCGTGCCCGTACGGGACGGGGACGGAGCCTTCTCCCCCGGCTGA
- a CDS encoding anti-sigma factor antagonist, whose product MTIEWRYTVERDLGILSVSGYLGPDAVHRFTGAVGWALARGTGPVIVDLTGLRGWSAEGQLAVTEAARRLAAAGRSLELAAIPADGSLVPGGDCPLIPVHADLAGALAAHSTRHGEPPQGRHEWRPTGRPTGDQQRD is encoded by the coding sequence ATGACCATCGAGTGGCGCTATACCGTCGAGCGGGACCTCGGCATCCTCTCCGTCTCCGGCTACCTGGGCCCGGACGCCGTCCACCGCTTCACCGGTGCCGTTGGCTGGGCGCTGGCCCGCGGCACCGGTCCGGTCATCGTCGACCTCACCGGACTGCGCGGCTGGTCGGCCGAGGGGCAGCTGGCGGTCACCGAGGCCGCGCGCCGTCTCGCCGCAGCGGGCCGCAGCCTGGAACTGGCCGCGATCCCCGCCGACGGATCCCTCGTCCCCGGCGGAGACTGCCCGCTCATCCCCGTGCACGCCGACCTGGCCGGCGCGCTCGCCGCACACAGCACACGGCACGGCGAGCCGCCGCAGGGCCGCCACGAGTGGCGGCCGACAGGGCGGCCGACCGGAGACCAGCAGCGGGACTGA
- a CDS encoding ATP-binding protein, giving the protein MSTQLETLPYRHVLTLPTMPSAVRMARETAEQALAEWGISLRHPSVDPALLILGELVTNTVRHAVDLSPQLTVIYAAGKDCLAFAVHDRHPYQPALYGAVTQTGVGGLGTVMELTLGLGGTAVVRGDADGQGKSIWITLPL; this is encoded by the coding sequence ATGAGCACTCAGCTCGAAACCCTGCCCTACCGGCATGTCCTCACGCTGCCGACGATGCCGTCCGCGGTCCGCATGGCCCGGGAAACCGCCGAGCAGGCGCTGGCCGAGTGGGGTATCAGCCTGCGTCACCCCAGCGTCGATCCGGCCCTGCTGATCCTCGGTGAACTGGTCACCAACACCGTCCGGCATGCCGTCGACCTCTCTCCGCAGCTGACCGTCATCTACGCGGCGGGCAAGGACTGTCTGGCCTTCGCCGTCCATGACCGTCACCCCTACCAGCCGGCGTTGTACGGCGCGGTCACCCAAACCGGTGTCGGCGGTCTGGGCACGGTCATGGAGCTCACCCTCGGCCTGGGCGGCACGGCCGTCGTACGGGGTGATGCCGACGGCCAGGGCAAAAGCATCTGGATCACCCTCCCTCTCTGA
- a CDS encoding pyridoxamine 5'-phosphate oxidase family protein, which yields MSTPPASLRMVEVSGAEALWLLEGSALGRLVYAQRDLTVLRPGRHTWEYGRLVVRTPAPAAAVPATATYHVDEVRAATGTGWSVTVAGPVDVITEPDEAAHYQRTLAGWSHGPHDTLLRLHPKTVTGFRLARAEA from the coding sequence ATGAGCACTCCCCCCGCATCCCTGCGCATGGTCGAGGTCTCAGGTGCCGAGGCCCTGTGGCTGCTGGAGGGCAGTGCGCTGGGACGGCTGGTGTACGCGCAGCGGGACCTGACCGTCCTGCGCCCGGGCCGGCACACCTGGGAGTACGGCCGCCTGGTGGTGCGCACCCCGGCACCTGCCGCTGCGGTCCCCGCCACGGCGACCTACCACGTGGATGAGGTCCGCGCGGCGACCGGTACCGGCTGGAGCGTCACGGTCGCCGGGCCGGTCGACGTGATCACCGAGCCTGACGAGGCCGCCCACTACCAGCGCACCCTCGCAGGCTGGAGCCACGGCCCGCACGACACCCTGCTGCGCCTGCACCCCAAGACGGTGACCGGTTTCCGTCTCGCCCGCGCGGAGGCGTGA
- a CDS encoding SulP family inorganic anion transporter, translated as MRLSFGRAGARLTALLPGRTDLAEIRRDPRRDLLAGLTVAIVALPLALGFGVSSGLGAEAGLATAVIAGALAAVFGGSNLQVSGPTGAMTVVLVPIVAEHGPSGVLTVGLMAGVMLVALALLRAGKYMQYVPAPVVEGFTLGIACVIGLQQIPNALGVPKPEGDRVLVVTWRALEAFTKNPNWTAVAFALAVAAVMLAGARWRPMVPFSILAVIAATVVAQVAGLDAAKPIGALPSGLPAPSLAFLDIGALGSLLAPAAAVAALAALESLLSASVADGMTVGQKHDADRELFGQGLANIAAPLFGGVPATGAIARTAVNVRTGAGSRLAALTHAAILAVIVFAAAPLVSRIPLAALAGVLLATAVRMVEVGSLKAMAKATRSDALILVLTALATLALDLVYAVVLGLMVAGTLALRAVAKQARLDQIPLDQGDHSAEEHALLAEHIVAYRIDGPLFFAAAHRFLLELAEVADVRVVILRMSRVTTIDATGALVLKDAVEKLNRRGIAVLASGIRPSQRQVLDSVGALELLRLEGREYATTPEAIQGARSYLESAGVMPPRPAQMSRPSSEETEETVR; from the coding sequence ATGAGACTCTCGTTCGGCCGGGCCGGGGCCCGGCTCACCGCGCTGCTGCCGGGCCGTACGGATCTGGCGGAGATACGCCGCGACCCGCGCCGGGACCTGCTGGCCGGCCTCACGGTGGCGATCGTCGCGCTGCCGCTCGCGCTCGGTTTCGGCGTCTCCTCCGGGCTGGGCGCGGAGGCGGGTCTGGCGACCGCGGTCATCGCCGGCGCGCTGGCCGCGGTGTTCGGTGGTTCGAATCTGCAGGTGTCCGGACCGACGGGCGCGATGACGGTCGTGCTGGTGCCGATCGTCGCCGAGCACGGGCCGTCCGGGGTTCTCACCGTCGGGCTGATGGCGGGCGTGATGCTCGTCGCGCTCGCCCTGCTCCGGGCCGGGAAATACATGCAATACGTGCCCGCGCCCGTTGTGGAGGGCTTCACGCTGGGCATCGCCTGTGTGATCGGTCTGCAGCAGATCCCGAATGCCCTCGGGGTACCCAAGCCGGAGGGCGACCGTGTCCTCGTGGTGACCTGGCGCGCCCTGGAGGCGTTCACGAAGAACCCGAACTGGACCGCCGTAGCTTTCGCCCTGGCGGTCGCCGCCGTCATGCTTGCCGGGGCTCGCTGGCGGCCCATGGTGCCCTTCTCCATCCTCGCGGTGATCGCGGCCACCGTCGTCGCCCAGGTAGCCGGTCTGGACGCGGCGAAGCCGATCGGTGCCCTGCCATCAGGCCTGCCCGCCCCCTCGCTGGCCTTCCTCGACATCGGCGCACTCGGCTCGCTGCTCGCTCCAGCGGCCGCTGTGGCGGCACTGGCCGCGCTGGAGTCGCTGCTGTCGGCCTCCGTGGCCGATGGCATGACGGTCGGCCAGAAGCACGACGCGGACCGTGAGCTGTTCGGCCAGGGCCTGGCCAACATCGCCGCCCCGCTGTTCGGCGGGGTGCCCGCGACCGGCGCGATCGCGCGGACCGCGGTCAACGTCCGTACCGGGGCGGGGTCCCGGCTGGCGGCCCTCACCCACGCCGCGATCCTCGCCGTGATCGTCTTTGCTGCCGCGCCCCTCGTCTCCAGGATCCCGCTCGCCGCGCTCGCCGGAGTGCTGCTGGCTACCGCTGTCCGCATGGTCGAGGTCGGCTCGCTCAAGGCGATGGCGAAGGCCACCCGCTCCGACGCCCTGATCCTCGTATTGACCGCCCTGGCCACCCTCGCCCTCGACCTCGTCTACGCCGTGGTCCTCGGCCTGATGGTCGCGGGCACGCTCGCCCTGCGCGCCGTGGCCAAACAGGCGCGCCTGGACCAGATACCCCTCGACCAGGGCGACCACAGCGCCGAGGAACATGCCTTGCTCGCCGAGCACATCGTCGCCTACCGGATCGACGGGCCGCTGTTCTTCGCCGCCGCCCACCGCTTCCTGCTGGAGCTGGCCGAGGTCGCCGACGTACGCGTCGTCATCCTGCGCATGTCCCGCGTGACCACCATCGACGCCACCGGCGCACTGGTCCTCAAGGACGCGGTGGAGAAACTCAACCGGCGCGGCATCGCCGTTCTGGCCTCCGGAATACGCCCCAGCCAGCGCCAGGTCCTGGACTCCGTGGGCGCATTGGAGCTGCTGCGTCTGGAGGGACGCGAATACGCCACCACGCCGGAGGCGATCCAGGGCGCGCGCAGCTACCTGGAATCCGCCGGTGTCATGCCGCCCCGCCCCGCCCAGATGTCCCGGCCCAGCAGCGAGGAAACAGAGGAAACCGTCCGATGA
- a CDS encoding ArsR/SmtB family transcription factor produces the protein MSVPLYQAKAEFFRMLGHPVRIRVLELLQDGPMPVRALLAEIEVEPASLSQQLAVLRRSGIVTSRREGSTVVYELASGDVADLMGAARRILTEMLAGKNELLAELRETQVAGR, from the coding sequence GTGTCCGTTCCGCTGTACCAGGCCAAGGCCGAGTTCTTCCGGATGCTGGGGCATCCCGTACGGATACGGGTGCTGGAGCTGCTGCAGGACGGGCCGATGCCGGTACGTGCGCTGCTCGCCGAGATCGAGGTGGAGCCCGCCAGCCTGTCGCAGCAGCTGGCGGTGTTGCGGCGCTCGGGCATCGTCACCTCCCGGCGCGAAGGCTCGACGGTGGTCTACGAACTGGCCAGCGGAGATGTCGCCGACCTGATGGGGGCCGCGCGCCGCATTCTGACCGAGATGCTGGCAGGGAAGAACGAGCTGCTGGCAGAGCTGCGGGAAACTCAGGTCGCCGGGCGATGA
- a CDS encoding zinc ribbon domain-containing protein YjdM translates to MIENLPPCPKCSCEYTYEMNALVVCPECGHEWVPAEGGTDSGAPAERVVKDVVGNVLQDGDSVVVVKALKVKGSPSGIKAGTKVRSIRLVDGVDGHDIDCKIDGFGAMQLKSSVVKKG, encoded by the coding sequence GTGATCGAGAATCTTCCTCCCTGTCCGAAGTGCTCGTGTGAGTACACCTACGAGATGAACGCCCTGGTGGTGTGCCCGGAGTGCGGCCACGAATGGGTGCCCGCCGAGGGCGGCACGGATTCCGGCGCCCCCGCGGAGCGGGTCGTCAAGGATGTCGTCGGCAATGTGCTGCAGGACGGCGACTCCGTGGTCGTGGTGAAGGCGCTCAAGGTCAAGGGCAGCCCCTCGGGGATCAAGGCCGGCACGAAGGTGCGCAGCATCCGACTGGTCGACGGAGTCGACGGACACGACATCGACTGCAAGATCGACGGTTTCGGGGCGATGCAGCTGAAGTCGAGCGTGGTCAAGAAGGGCTGA
- a CDS encoding DNA polymerase Y family protein codes for MEAGTEARRAGSVMHVRCPDRLAEDVYRQVLEQLAELSPVVQALPPSAALVELKGALRYHGVDGRRLGEVLRVRTISRLGVDVRVGIGPSITVAATASGQITEPGGVLAVGPGQVADWLGPLPVEALHGIGPRQAQVLRDYGVHCVGLLAAVPPATVQRLLGGRAGRQAADRARGIDPRPVAPRALPASASVSRTFPRHILDGAAVRAALLDLVVTLALQLRRRGQAARGLTLALRFAQGTTWEKTRRLPEASAHDDDLRTLAYRLIDAAGLQRGCLTGITLKGEDLIAADQVAEQISFDGAREARLVAEEVSDRIRAKFGPGAIRPATTLLRVS; via the coding sequence ATGGAGGCAGGGACGGAGGCACGACGGGCGGGGAGTGTGATGCATGTGCGCTGCCCGGACCGGCTGGCGGAGGACGTCTACCGGCAGGTCCTTGAGCAGCTGGCGGAGCTGTCCCCGGTTGTCCAGGCGCTGCCCCCGTCGGCGGCCCTGGTGGAGCTGAAGGGCGCGCTGCGCTACCACGGCGTGGATGGGCGTCGGCTGGGGGAGGTGCTGCGGGTGCGGACCATTTCCCGGCTGGGTGTCGACGTGCGGGTCGGGATCGGCCCGTCCATCACGGTCGCGGCCACCGCCTCCGGCCAGATCACCGAGCCGGGCGGCGTCCTCGCCGTCGGCCCCGGCCAGGTGGCCGACTGGCTCGGACCGCTGCCCGTGGAAGCTCTCCACGGCATCGGCCCCCGCCAGGCCCAGGTCCTGCGCGACTACGGCGTGCACTGCGTCGGCCTGCTCGCCGCCGTTCCGCCGGCGACGGTGCAGCGCCTCCTGGGCGGCCGGGCCGGCCGCCAGGCGGCCGACCGGGCCCGCGGCATCGACCCCCGCCCTGTGGCCCCGCGCGCCCTGCCCGCCTCCGCGAGCGTGAGCCGCACCTTCCCCCGGCACATCCTGGACGGCGCCGCCGTCCGCGCGGCCCTGCTCGACCTGGTCGTCACCCTCGCCCTCCAGCTGCGTCGCCGTGGCCAGGCGGCCCGCGGCCTGACCCTGGCGCTGCGCTTCGCCCAAGGCACCACGTGGGAGAAGACCCGCCGGCTCCCGGAGGCCTCCGCCCACGACGACGACCTCCGCACGCTCGCCTACCGGCTGATCGACGCGGCAGGACTCCAGCGCGGCTGCCTCACCGGGATCACCCTGAAAGGCGAGGACCTCATCGCCGCCGACCAGGTTGCCGAGCAGATCAGCTTCGACGGCGCGCGCGAGGCCCGGCTGGTCGCCGAAGAAGTCAGCGACCGCATCCGCGCCAAGTTCGGGCCCGGCGCGATCCGCCCCGCCACCACACTCCTGCGCGTCTCCTGA
- a CDS encoding DUF6233 domain-containing protein: MFDDLPPDLARLLTLRVWHAMWLQRIDTKIAALQKREAEQEHGQKNRPQEPDWIIELGIGNGRPPIEVHVGGCYAAGKRRRPVPRDEARRLLTSGVRACTHCKPDAQLRILD; the protein is encoded by the coding sequence ATGTTCGATGACCTGCCACCTGACCTGGCGCGACTGCTCACCCTGCGGGTGTGGCACGCCATGTGGCTGCAGCGCATCGACACCAAGATCGCCGCCCTTCAGAAGCGGGAAGCCGAACAGGAACACGGCCAGAAGAACCGGCCGCAGGAGCCGGACTGGATCATCGAACTCGGCATCGGCAACGGACGCCCGCCCATCGAAGTCCATGTCGGCGGCTGCTACGCCGCGGGCAAACGACGACGCCCCGTCCCGCGCGACGAAGCCCGCCGCCTCCTCACCTCGGGCGTGCGCGCCTGCACCCACTGCAAACCCGACGCCCAGCTCCGCATCCTCGACTGA